The following nucleotide sequence is from Corynebacterium hindlerae.
TCGACAACAACATTCTGAGTGAGTATTCAGCAGCACTTGCCTCGCAAGGTTGGGCCGTAAAAGCATCAGAATCCGACCTCATAGCCATTCAGTCGCAAGCATCTGAAGTTCTACCCACAATGACAGCTCTGCGTAATAGCTGCGAAGGGCGCAATGGCTTCGAAGCAGTTCCCCCTGCAATTCTTTTGGACAGCTGCGCTGCAACAGCAGTTCAAAATGCATACAGCTCTGGAGCTGGCGTTGCGGCCATAGCAGCGCTACTCACTGCCTAAACTGGCGTAGGTCCTTTGCTCGCTGGAGCTATTGCAGGCGCTTTGGCCACCCAATCGGGAATCGTTGGTCTCTGCAATTCATGGGGACACGGCGTTAAACTTTTCCCAGGCGGTGCCTGCTGGTCTCAGTAACTGGAGGGAAAGTGTCAAAACTAGAATTAACTCTCGCAGCTGTCACTTGTATCGGCATCTTGCTTAGCTTGGCCGATTTGTTCGGCTTACCCCTATCCCCAATAGTTCGGGCTCTTGGCGGTCCGCTAACTACTGGTGGCGGAATGTGTCTCGTCATGTGCGTACTCTACCGACGCCGAAACAAGGACAGACGAAAAAGGCGCGCTCCTGCAATAGGTAGTGCGCCTTACTGCGTCGAAAAGCTTAGTGCGTGCCGACCAGGTCGATCACGAACACCAGGGTGCGGCCGGACAGTGGGTGTCCGCCACCTGCTGGGCCGTAGGCTGCCTCTGGTGGGATGGTCAGCTGGCGGCGGCCGCCAACCTTCATGCCTGGGATGCCTTCCTGCCAACCGGCAATAAGGCCGGCGAGTGGGAATTCAATGGTCTGGCCACGGTCCCAGGAAGAGTCGAACTGCTCGCCGGTTTCAAAGTCCACGCCAACGTAGTGAACTTCCACCATGCCACCGGCTTGTGCTTCTGGGCCGTCGCCGACGATGAGGTCTTCAATGACCAGGTCCTCTGGCGCTGGGCCGGTCTGTGGGGCGATTACTGGCTTTTCCATGATGTCTTGATTCTCCTTTTAGTGAAGGGGATAAAACGCGTTAAGCCAAACGCTTCTCCACGATCTTACGTAACTGGGAGGCGTTTGGCTTTATGCTGCGGCGTGTGTCTTAGCCGCGCTGGTCGCGTGGCACGAACTCGCGGAGGGTCTCGCCGGTGTAGATCTGACGTGGACGGTAGATCTTGCCACCTGGCTGGGAAACCTGCTCGATGTACTGTGCGATCCAGCCTGGGAGACGACCCATGGCGAAGAGCACAGTGAAGAAGTCGGTTGGGAAGCCCATGGCACGGTAGATCAGGCCGGTGTAGAAGTCAACGTTCGGGTAGAGCTTACGGGAGATGAAGTAGTCATCTGCCAGCGCGATCTGCTCCAGGTTCATGGCAAGCTCAAGCAGCTCGTCCTTGCCTTCCTTCTCCAGCAGCTCGTGAGCGGTCTTCTTGATGATCGCAGCACGTGGGTCGTAGTTGCGGTAGACGCGGTGGCCGAAGCCCATGAGCTTGACGCCCTTTTCCTTGTTCTTCACGCGGGTCATGAAGTCGGTTGCGTCGCCGCCGTTGGCCTTGATCTCGTCCAGCATTTCCAGAACAGCCTGGTTTGCGCCACCGTGCAGTGGGCCGGACAGTGCATTGATGCCGGCTGCAACGGAGACGAACATGTTTGCCTGTGCGGAGGCAACCATGCGGACGGTGGAGGTGGAGCAGTTCTGCTCGTGGTCAGCGTGCAGAATGAGCAGCTGGTCCAGGGCCTTAACGTGCAGTGGGTCTACCTCGTATGGCTCGGTTGGGAAGCCGAACATCATGCGGAGGAAGTTCTCGCGAGCGTTGAGGGAGTTGTCTGGGTACATGTATGGCTCACCGTGACGTGCGCGGTGTGCGTATGCAGCCAGCATCGGCACCTTTGCCATGAGGCGGATGGTTGCCTTGTGGAGGTGATCCTCGTTAAGTGGGTCGAGGGTGTCCTGGTAGTAGGTGGACAGAATGTTCAGGGAAGATGCGAGCACGGCCATTGGGTGCGCGTCGCGTGGGAACACGCTGAACTGTGCCTTGAAGTCTTCATCGAGAAGGGTGTGGTGACGGACTTCGTCGTTAAACTTGGACAGCTGCTCCTGGGTTGGCAGCTCGCCGTGGATCAGCAGGTAGGAAACCTCGTTGAAGGTGGCCTTCGCTGCCAGGTCTTCAATGGCGTAGCCACGGTAGCGGAGGATGCCCTGTTCGCCGTCGATGTAAGTAATCTTGGACTCGGTGGAGCCGGTGCTCACGTAGCCTGGGTCGAAGGTGACCAGGCCGGTCTCAGCAAGCATCTTGCCGAGGACGATGCCGTCGTTACCCTCGGAAGCGCGAGCAATGTCCATTTCGAACTCGCCACCTGGGTAGTGGAGTACAGCCTTCTCTTTGTTGTCAGAAGCCACAGTTTCCCTTTCGATTTATCACAGTCCAGGAACCCTGGTGGGATCTCCTGCTGTAAGCGGGTAGTGCTATTAAATTTTTGCCGCATGTGTTAGGCGTTCTAAGTTCACCATATGTGCTGGAAAACTTTTGCTTACCAGCACTGGATCACTGTGCGTTTGAGCCACATCATATTGCACCTTAGGCAGACCTACACAATATGCACCATTGTTCCACAATTAGAACGTTAGGATATTGCAAGGTCACCTCAAATGTAGCGCGGGCGCAATCCTAGAACCTACTGCGGCAAGAAATTTAGCAAGAAAATCCACCGCGTTAGGCTCACGGGACTATGGCAACCAACCATAACCCCGTGGGACAACACACATAATAGCAAAAACTGTGACGCCTCCAACAAAATTTTTAGTTTCCGCTCCAGCCACCCCCTCGCATGATTTGCAAGCCAGGTCGAAGCATTAACAAACTTTGCACATTAAAAAAAACTTAGCTAGACAAAACCGCGTAGTTGCAACGATTGTTACAACTCGGCTGACGTCACCCCCATCTTTGCATACTTTCAATCCTTTGTATTTATTACAGGTAGAATGTTGACATTCTTTAACCGCGCCGAAGAAGAAAAGAAGGTTGGCCCATGACCGATCAATTCCCTACCCTGCCCGCAGAACTTCTCCCAGCTGATGGCCGTTTCGGCTGTGGCCCTTCCAAGGTCCGCTCTGAGCAGATCGACGCCATTGTCCAGGGCGCTTCCGGAATCATCGGCACCTCCCACCGCCAGGCAGCCGTTAAGGACGTTGTCGGTTCCCTGCGTGAGGGACTGAGCGAGCTCTTCTCTCTGCCGGAGGGCTACGAGATCATCTTGTCCCTCGGTGGCGCTACCGCGTTTTGGGATGCTGCAACCTTTGGCCTGATCGAAAAGAAGTCCGGCCACCTGTCCTTCGGCGAGTTCTCCTCCAAGTTCGCCAAGGCTTCCAAGCAGGCCCCGTGGCTCGAAGCTCCGGTCGTCGTTGAGGCTGAGCCGGGCGACGCTCCTGCACCACAGGCAATCGACGGCGTTGACCTCATCGGCTGGGCACACAATGAGACCTCCACCGGCGCGATGGTTCCTGTCGAGCGTCCAGCTGGCACCGACGCCCTCATCGCTATCGATGCCACCTCCGGCGCAGGTGGCCTCCCAGTGGACATGCGGAACACTGACGTCTACTACTTCTCGCCACAGAAGTGCTTCGCCTCCGACGGTGGCTTGTGGTTCGCGGCGATGAGCCCGAAGGCCATTGAGCGCATCGAGAAGATCAATGCTTCTGACCGCTTCATCCCAGCGTTCCTGAACCTGCAGACTGCGGTGGACAATTCACGTAAGAACCAGACGTACAACACCCCGGCCGTCGGCACGCTGCTGATGATGGATAGCCAGGTAAAGTGGATGAACGCCAATGGTGGCCTGGACGGCATGGTGCAGCGCACCACTGCTTCTTCGGACATCCTGTACAAGTGGGCTGAGGCCCGCGAGGGCGCTACCCCGTTCGTCACGGACCCTGCGAAGCGTTCCCTGGTCGTGGGCACGATTGACTTCGATGACGCTATCGACGCCGCGAAAATCGCTAAGGTGCTGCGCGCTAACGGCATCGTGGACATCGAGCCGTACCGCAAGCTCGGTCGCAACCAGCTGCGCATCGGCATGTTCCCGGCGATTGACTCCCAGGATGTGGAGAAGCTGACGAAGGCCATCGATTGGGCTATCGACGGCGGCCACGCTAACGCATAACACGCCCTAGCAAAAGCGCAGTAACTCCCACGTTATTGCGCTTTTTTCGTCTACAGTGGTGTCTGACACGTCCACGTTAGAAGGAGTTTCCCGTGCGCGAGCTGAAATTTGTAGCCGAAGAATCCACAGCGTCGTCGCTGGTTTTCCGCGCAGACGACGAGGACTTCTTCGTTGAGGTCACCGACGAGTTGCGCCAGCTTATCGACGCCTCCCCCACCGAAACACCCGCCCCAGCGGACACCACGGAACCCGAGCCCGAGCAGACCCCTGAGCCGGAGCCTGTGGCGGAAAAACCGGCACCCCGCGAGGTCGATCCGCGCCTCTCCGCGCCACTAAAAATGCGGCCACGCGAGATTCAGGATCGGGTTCGCGCTGGCGCTACGATCGCGCAGCTCGCGGAGGAAAACGAAGTAGCGGAGGCCCGTATTGAGCCGTTTGCACACCCAGTGCTGATCGAGCGCGCTCGGGTAGCGGATATGGCGAAGCGTTCCCACCCGGTACGGGAAGACGGCCCGGCTAAGCTCACGCTGTGGGAAGTGCTAGCTACCGCCTTCGCTGCCCGTGGCAACGACCTGTCGACCTCAACCTGGGATGCATACAAGGATCCTTCCGGCCAATGGGTGGTGCGGGTGTCCTGGCAGACAGGAATGTCCGATAACACCGCGGAATGGTCCTATCACAGCCACGGCATGAGCAACGCTACTGCGGTTGCCCGGAACGCCATCGCCGCGGAGCTCACTGATCCAGACTTTGGTCAGCCCGCTGTGCGTAACCTGTCGCCGGTGGAACGCGATGAACAACCGGCCGAGGAACCGGTGGAGACTACCGAGGAAGAATTCCTCCAGCATCCGGAGAGCGCTCCACAACCACAGAAGCGTCGTCGTAAAGCGGTGACGCCCCACTGGGAGGATGTCCTCCTTGGTGTGCGCACTAACACGAAGCGACCACGAGGGTAGGCCGCCATGCAGCCGCATGACGCCGTCGTGACATTGTGGTTTGTCAATGTTAGCGATCCCGCAGCGGTTCTTAACGCAGGTCCGAAGGCTGACCGCGGGTTTGGGCGGAAATACCTGGCCTTGATGAATCCCTCCTGGCCTATCTCCGTGTTCGGCGAGTTCCCACTGAATCGTTCGGTCAGCGCGTCGAAGGGCGAGTTTTATATCGCGGGTTACCCTGGTGTGACGGTGGTGCAGACGTTCCTCGAGGAGATGACTGTGCTGTCAGAGCTGCCCACGAAGCTGCTGAACTCCATCGAAGCCCGCGACGTGTACGCCTTCGCAGAAAACGGCGACACCGGTTTCGGTGGGATTGCGCACTGGCAGGGTGGCGAACTGCGACGCAGCTTCTGTGCGCGCCGCGACCGGGTCTATGAGGACGTCGGCCTGCCGGAGCCCTTCGAAGCGCCGCTGTGGGCCGGGCAAGCTACTGGCATCAACCTGCCGTTTGAGCCGATTGACCTGGTCCGCGAGGCAGACACGCACTGGCTCGGCATCGACATTTCCGCCGACGGCCCTGACCTCTCGGTGGTCGGATACGCCGTCGACGGCCGCAAAGAGCCGCGCTTATCGACGCCCCGTCCCCCACGTTCAGTCAGCGACATGGTAGAATCCGCCTCCACCAAGCTCGGTCTGAACCCAGCCACCCGCGCCTACGACGACTACGAAGAGGCCCCCGACGATGCCCGCCTCGACCGTGCCGGTCAAGCCTGGGCTGACGCGAAGGCCCTGGCAAAGTCTGCGAGACGATCCCTGCGAGCATTCGGTGAAACAGTGAAAGACAAACTGCGCCACACCGATCGGGGTTAGAAGGGAGCGCTGTGCCTCGCAAATCACTTAGTTTAGGTTTTATCCCCATACTGCTCTTCTTAACGCTAACCATATGTGCGACAGCAACGAACACCTTTCGCACGGAGAGCCTGCTCCTCGTTCCAATTGTTGTAATTCAGACACAGTGGAAAGAAGTCGGATTTTTCAGTCAGCTGCTGTTTGCGGTCTTTGTGGTGGCCGACGTGGCAGTGCTGTCAACGTGGCCACACCACTGGGATCAGTTCGCCCCCTATTTCCTCGTCCAAATCGGGCTAATCCTGGCGCTGTCGCTCGTAGAACGCTATCGCCGCGGCAGTCGCCAGGTTCAGTGAGTCGGTGCCGGGAGCCATCGGGATCTTCGCGCGGGCATGCGTGACACGCATTGCCCGTTCTGTCAGGCCGGGCCCCTCCGCGCCCACCAGCAGCGCAACCTTCTCGTGATCCCCCGCCAACGCGTCTTTCAGCAGGGTGTCCGTGTTGGGGGTCAAGGACACCAGGTGGAAACCTGCTAATTGTTGTAGTTCGTGGTGCCAGGTCCGCGGAGTACCACCAAAATGTGCGAATGGAGTGCGCAGCACGTGCCCCATGGATACTCTCACTGATCTGCGGTAGAGCGGGTCAGCGCAGGCCGCCCCGAATAAGATCGCGTCCACCCCCCATACCGGCGGCGTTGCGGAACATCGACCCGATATTTTCGTGATCCCCCACACCTTCGAGGATCGCGATGGTTGTTGCTCCGGCGATCGCTTCCGCGATGCTGAGGGCTGGGGCACGATCGGCTGCTGCGAGCAGGCCCCGGTGCATGTCGTAGCCCGCGACCTCAGCGAGCACGTCCCTAGTCACGCAGTAGATCGGAATGTCCCGGGTCAACTCCGCCACACCTTCCTCAGCAAGGAAGGAATCCAGCTTGTGTTCAAAGCCCACCAGCGCGCGGACCGGGAACCGCGACTCAAGGCAGCGTCGCACCACCAATGGCCCCTCAGTGATCACGAGCCCCTTGCCGCCGGGCAGGTCGGGGCGGTTGTCGGAGTGCTTGAGGTCGCGGAAATCGTCCAGGCGTGGATCCGCTGGGTCATCGATGTGAATGTAGGTAGCCATAGCAGTGTCATTTTAGCGCCCCGGAACTGCGTCGATAAGCCAGCGCCCTATGCGAAAACCCGGCCGCGCCTTAAGGCAGCGCCGGCCGGGTCACCAGAAACAGCAGTGATTACGCCAGGGCGTTCATCACTGGGTCGATAGCGAAGAACACCATGAACAGGATGGCGATCAGCCAGAGCAGCCAGTGCACCTGCTTGCCCTTGCCGGAGGCCAAAGCCATGAAGACGTAGGCGATGAAACCGACGCCGATGCCGTTAGCGATGGAGTAGGTGAACGGCATGACCACGATGGTCAGGAACGCCGGGAGCGCGATGGTGAAATCGGTGAAGTCGATTTCTTTGATTTGCCCCATCATCAGGGCACCGACGATCACCAGTACCGGGGCCGCGGCTTCGATGGGAACCACAGAGTACAGCGGGGTGAGGAACATGGCCAGCAGGAACAGCACACCGGTGATCACGTTGGCCAGGCCAGTGCGGGCGCCGTCAGCGATACCGGCTGCAGAGTCAACGTAAACCGTGTTGGAGGACGCAGACATGCCACCACCAACGATCGCGCCAGCGCCCTCCACGATCAAGGCCTGCTTCATGTCTGGCAGGTTACCGTGTTCATCAGTGAGTCCCGCCTGCTTACCAAGGGCCGTCATGGTGCCCATGGCGTCGAAGAAGTTGGCCAGCACCAAGGTGAAGATCAACAGGCAGGCGGAAAGCACGCCGACGCGGGTGAAGGCGCCAACCAGGTCAACAGCACCGATGATGGACAGGTCTGGCAACCCGCCGAGGGAATGCGGAATTTCTGGGACAGCCAAAGACCAGCCGGTTGGGACTGGCTTGCCATCGACGAAGGACGGCCCCGCACCGAAAATGCCTTCCACCACCATGGCGATCACCGTGGTAATCACGATGCCCAGGAACAGTCCGCCACGCACGTGCCGGGCCACCATGATGCCACAGATGATGAGACCTGCGACGAAAACGAAGGTCGGCCAGGAAGCGATGGAGCCGTTAATACCAAGGCCCACTGGCACGGTGGTGCCTGCTGCGTCCGGGATGCGACGCACAAAACCGGAGTCCACCAGGCCGATCATGGCGATGAACAGGCCGATACCCACACCCATCGCAGCCTTTAGCGCGTCAGGGATCGCGTTGAATACAGCTACGCGGAAGCCAGAGACGGCCAACAGGACGATGATGATGCCGTCGATGACCACCAGGCCCATGGCTTCGGGCCAGGTCAAACCTTCGCCCGCGACCATGGTCACAGCCACGAGGGTGTTAATGCCCAGGCCGGTGGCGATACCGAACGGGTAGCGTGCGACTAGGCCGAAGAGGATGGTCATGACGCCAGCGGCCAGCGCGGTCGCAGCCGCGACCTGTGGGACGCCCAGCGCGTGGCCAGTGTGGTCTTCGATGGTGCCGATAATCAGCGGGTTAAGAATGATAATGTAGGCCATCGCGAAGAAAGTCACGACGCCAGCGCGAACCTCGTTCCCTACTGTGGAACCGCGTTCACTGATAGAAAAATATTTATCCAACGCACTGCGTTGCGATACTGCGGGTGCAGTCATATGTTCTCCCAAAAACTAAAATGCACCTTGTCATGGTGATTGGTGCCCGTTACACTTTTGCACCTCACGCAGGGCTTTCGCAACATGGGCTGTACAATAAACCAAACCAAAAATGCAGATGGGACCACCGCCACGTGACCAAGATCGCGCTCATTGATAACCATGATTCATTTACGCACCTACTCGCTGATTTGATTTTCCGCGCAGTAGGGATAGCGCCCACGATCGTGCCCAATGACGCTCCCCTCCCCGACGCCGACCTCTACATCATCTCGCCGGGCCCGGGCCACCCCGCACATCCAGCGGATATTGGCACCTCGGCCGAGGCGATCCGCAGCGACACCCCCGTGATTGGGGTGTGCCTCGGGCACCAGGCGATCGCCCTGCACGCCGGCTGCACTGTGACTCGCGCGCAGCATCCGCGCCACGGCCTAGAAAGCCAGGTACATCACGACGGCACCGGGATTTTCGCCGGGATCCCCTCCCCTTTCCAGGTGATCCGCTACCACTCGCTCGAAGTCACCGACCCGACCGGCGTCGAAGTGCTAGCGACCGCGGAAGACGGCACGATTATGGCTCTCCGGCGCGTCGGCAAGCAGCAGTGGGGCGTGCAGTTCCACCCCGAGTCGATCGGCACCGGGCACGGTGAGCGGCTGATGCGCCAGCTTATCGACGCCACCGGCGCCCTCCCCACCTGGCACCGCCGCGCCACCGACCTGATGAGCCCCGCCGCGCTTGTCGACGCCTGGCGCACCGAATACCCCTACCTGTGCTGGCTCGATACCGCGACAGGCGACGGCATGCACCTTATTGGCGCAGGCCACCGGCTCGTTGCGCCAGACGATGTTCCACACGGCTTGCTGAGCCTCGACTCCGATCCCGCTCCGGTGGACTTCGTGCCCGGCGCGCTCGGTGTGCTGCCCTACGAGGCGACGGGTGGCAGTGACGGTGGGCCGTATGCGGCAGGTGAGCTGCTCGTTCCGGAGGTGGTGTACCAGGTGTGCGGCGAGCAGGCGTGGCTGCTGTCCCAGCGCGATGTGCAGCTGCCTGAGTTGCGGGAGCCGGAGCCAGGGACGTTCTCCGGTGAGATCACCCTCAAGCACGCAAAAGACGAGTACGTGGGGCTGGTTCAGCGGTGCCAGGAGGCCATCGCGGCTGGCGATTCCTACGAGTTGTGTCTAACCACGGTGGCGTCGGCGCGCTGCGAGGCCGATCCACTGAAGCTTTATCTGCGCCTGCGGGAGCAGTCTCCGTCCCCAATGGCAGGGTTGTTCTTGGGCGAGGTCAACGTGCTTTCTGCGTCGCCGGAGCGGTTCCTGTCCATCCACAATGGCGTGGTGGCGGCGTCACCCATTAAAGGCACGAGGCCACGCGGGCATGACGACGCCGCCCTCATCAAAGATCTGGAAGCCAGCGTGAAGGATCGGGCGGAAAACCTCATGATCGTGGATTTGCTGCGCAATGACCTGGCTCGTTCCTGCGAACC
It contains:
- the fkpA gene encoding FKBP-type peptidyl-prolyl cis-trans isomerase FkpA, giving the protein MEKPVIAPQTGPAPEDLVIEDLIVGDGPEAQAGGMVEVHYVGVDFETGEQFDSSWDRGQTIEFPLAGLIAGWQEGIPGMKVGGRRQLTIPPEAAYGPAGGGHPLSGRTLVFVIDLVGTH
- the sepH gene encoding septation protein SepH; amino-acid sequence: MRELKFVAEESTASSLVFRADDEDFFVEVTDELRQLIDASPTETPAPADTTEPEPEQTPEPEPVAEKPAPREVDPRLSAPLKMRPREIQDRVRAGATIAQLAEENEVAEARIEPFAHPVLIERARVADMAKRSHPVREDGPAKLTLWEVLATAFAARGNDLSTSTWDAYKDPSGQWVVRVSWQTGMSDNTAEWSYHSHGMSNATAVARNAIAAELTDPDFGQPAVRNLSPVERDEQPAEEPVETTEEEFLQHPESAPQPQKRRRKAVTPHWEDVLLGVRTNTKRPRG
- the serC gene encoding phosphoserine transaminase — protein: MTDQFPTLPAELLPADGRFGCGPSKVRSEQIDAIVQGASGIIGTSHRQAAVKDVVGSLREGLSELFSLPEGYEIILSLGGATAFWDAATFGLIEKKSGHLSFGEFSSKFAKASKQAPWLEAPVVVEAEPGDAPAPQAIDGVDLIGWAHNETSTGAMVPVERPAGTDALIAIDATSGAGGLPVDMRNTDVYYFSPQKCFASDGGLWFAAMSPKAIERIEKINASDRFIPAFLNLQTAVDNSRKNQTYNTPAVGTLLMMDSQVKWMNANGGLDGMVQRTTASSDILYKWAEAREGATPFVTDPAKRSLVVGTIDFDDAIDAAKIAKVLRANGIVDIEPYRKLGRNQLRIGMFPAIDSQDVEKLTKAIDWAIDGGHANA
- a CDS encoding citrate synthase; amino-acid sequence: MASDNKEKAVLHYPGGEFEMDIARASEGNDGIVLGKMLAETGLVTFDPGYVSTGSTESKITYIDGEQGILRYRGYAIEDLAAKATFNEVSYLLIHGELPTQEQLSKFNDEVRHHTLLDEDFKAQFSVFPRDAHPMAVLASSLNILSTYYQDTLDPLNEDHLHKATIRLMAKVPMLAAYAHRARHGEPYMYPDNSLNARENFLRMMFGFPTEPYEVDPLHVKALDQLLILHADHEQNCSTSTVRMVASAQANMFVSVAAGINALSGPLHGGANQAVLEMLDEIKANGGDATDFMTRVKNKEKGVKLMGFGHRVYRNYDPRAAIIKKTAHELLEKEGKDELLELAMNLEQIALADDYFISRKLYPNVDFYTGLIYRAMGFPTDFFTVLFAMGRLPGWIAQYIEQVSQPGGKIYRPRQIYTGETLREFVPRDQRG
- a CDS encoding chorismate-binding protein, which produces MTKIALIDNHDSFTHLLADLIFRAVGIAPTIVPNDAPLPDADLYIISPGPGHPAHPADIGTSAEAIRSDTPVIGVCLGHQAIALHAGCTVTRAQHPRHGLESQVHHDGTGIFAGIPSPFQVIRYHSLEVTDPTGVEVLATAEDGTIMALRRVGKQQWGVQFHPESIGTGHGERLMRQLIDATGALPTWHRRATDLMSPAALVDAWRTEYPYLCWLDTATGDGMHLIGAGHRLVAPDDVPHGLLSLDSDPAPVDFVPGALGVLPYEATGGSDGGPYAAGELLVPEVVYQVCGEQAWLLSQRDVQLPELREPEPGTFSGEITLKHAKDEYVGLVQRCQEAIAAGDSYELCLTTVASARCEADPLKLYLRLREQSPSPMAGLFLGEVNVLSASPERFLSIHNGVVAASPIKGTRPRGHDDAALIKDLEASVKDRAENLMIVDLLRNDLARSCEPASIAVPELCQVYTFSRAHQMISTITGTVRAGVSPMSVVRAAFPGGSMTGAPKQRSMDILASLEAQPRGFYSGCMGYVSATGDADFSILIRTVVQRGDLLTYGAGGAVTALSDPAEEYEEVLVKMEPFRVLLGQQ
- a CDS encoding DUF6928 family protein — protein: MQPHDAVVTLWFVNVSDPAAVLNAGPKADRGFGRKYLALMNPSWPISVFGEFPLNRSVSASKGEFYIAGYPGVTVVQTFLEEMTVLSELPTKLLNSIEARDVYAFAENGDTGFGGIAHWQGGELRRSFCARRDRVYEDVGLPEPFEAPLWAGQATGINLPFEPIDLVREADTHWLGIDISADGPDLSVVGYAVDGRKEPRLSTPRPPRSVSDMVESASTKLGLNPATRAYDDYEEAPDDARLDRAGQAWADAKALAKSARRSLRAFGETVKDKLRHTDRG
- a CDS encoding NCS2 family permease, which translates into the protein MTAPAVSQRSALDKYFSISERGSTVGNEVRAGVVTFFAMAYIIILNPLIIGTIEDHTGHALGVPQVAAATALAAGVMTILFGLVARYPFGIATGLGINTLVAVTMVAGEGLTWPEAMGLVVIDGIIIVLLAVSGFRVAVFNAIPDALKAAMGVGIGLFIAMIGLVDSGFVRRIPDAAGTTVPVGLGINGSIASWPTFVFVAGLIICGIMVARHVRGGLFLGIVITTVIAMVVEGIFGAGPSFVDGKPVPTGWSLAVPEIPHSLGGLPDLSIIGAVDLVGAFTRVGVLSACLLIFTLVLANFFDAMGTMTALGKQAGLTDEHGNLPDMKQALIVEGAGAIVGGGMSASSNTVYVDSAAGIADGARTGLANVITGVLFLLAMFLTPLYSVVPIEAAAPVLVIVGALMMGQIKEIDFTDFTIALPAFLTIVVMPFTYSIANGIGVGFIAYVFMALASGKGKQVHWLLWLIAILFMVFFAIDPVMNALA